Within Raineyella sp. W15-4, the genomic segment CCACGGATTGGAGGATTCCTTGGCCACCTTCGGCAGGCGTTCGAAGCCCATGATGGTCCAGTCCGGCTGCAGCATGTGCAGCATCAGCCCGAAGGTCGCGCTGAGCACACCACCGCCGATGAGTGCGACGTCGACTTCCTCGGCCTCCACGGGCCATCTGCCTGGTTTGTGCTTGCCGAACGCCACGACTGCTCCTCACGAATGCCTATCGAACATGGGCGGTGTCCACCGGCCGCCCGCCGACATGGGCAGTCAGGTGCACGACACCGTGCAGCCCTCCGCGCTGTGCCCGCGAGGGGCTCCCGATGCGAAAGGATGTGCTGGAACTACGCTACGACCTCGCGGGAAGCCGTACCAATCGCGTGTCATCCCCGTGCCCTGGTGTGACGATAATGACATCCACCGGTCCCGTACGGTGGGGGCAGGTGGTTTCCGGATAGGCGTCGGAGGCTGTTCCATCGGCGGATCGGTGCCGTCTGGGGGGACGACGACCGGGTGAGGAGGCGATGATGCTCGACATCTCCGCGGAGGAGTTCGAGGCGTACGTCGACGCGGCTGTCGAGTCGGTGCCGGCAGCACTGCTCGATCTCGTCGAGAACTGCATCCTGGTGATCGAGGACGATCCACCGGCGGACGAGCCGTACGTGCTCGGCTACTACCAGGGTGTCCCACTGGACCGTCGAGGGCTCGACTACTCGGGGGTACTGCCGGATCGGATCCTGATCTTCCGCAACCCCCTGATCCGGATCTGCCGTACCCCCGAGGAACTGCGCGAGCAGGTCCGGATCACCGTGGTGCACGAGATCGGGCACTTCTTCGGGATCGACGATGCTCGGCTCCACGAGCTCGGCTACGCCTGACCGCGGTCGGGGCGGTCCCGCAGGCGACGGCGATGCCCCACCGGAGACCCCCTGACCCTCCCGGCCGAGCGGCCGAACGGCCGAGAGAGCTCAGCCGATCTCGCGCCGGACGACCGGCAGCACCTCGGTGGCCAGCAGTTCGACCGCCTCGGCGGTGCTGGCGTACGGCAGGCCACCGAGTCCGATCTGGGCCAGGAACCGGCGATGTCCGAGGAGTTGGTGCTCCCACAGGATCTTCTCCACCACCTCCTGCGGGCTGCCCGCGAACAGCGCCCCGCGGGGGCCGGCCCACACCTCGAACGCCTCCCGCGCCAGTGGGACCCCGTGCGCACCGGGCATGTTGTCCCCGATGTAGCGGCTGTAGTATGGGTAGAACTCGTCCCGCGCCCGCTGCGAGGTCCGGGCCACGTGGACGTGGCTGGTGACGCCGAGAGTGAGCCCGGCCGGATCATGGCCGTACGACGCGGCGGTGCGCCGATAGAGGTCCGCGAGCGGGACGAAACGGTCCGGCTGGCCGAGGATCGCCAGGTACATCGGCAGGCCCAGGCGCCCCGCGCGCTGCACACTGGCCGGCGTCCCGCCGACGGCGATCCAGACCGGCAGCCGGTCCTGGGCCGGGCGGGGATAGACCCCGATGTGGTCCAGTGTCGGCCGGAACCGCCCCTGCCAGCTGACCTCGGCCGATGTGTCGAGTGCGAGCAACAGGTCGAGCTTCTCCTCGAACAGGTCGTCGTAGTCCTCCAGCCGGTACCCGAAGAGCGGGAACGACTCGACGTACGCCCCGCGCCCGGCGGTGATCTCCGCGCGCCCGCCGGACAGCAGGTCGACGGTGGCGAAATCCTCGAAGACCTTGACTGGGTCTGCCGTCGACAGCACGGTGACGGTGCTGGTCAGCCGGATCCGCTCAGTGGCCTGGGCGATCGCCGCCAGCACCACCGGTGGGGAGGCGATGGCGAAGTCCGGCCGGTGGTGCTCGCCGACACCGAACACGTCCAGCCCGGTCCGGTCGGCCAGCACGGCGAGGTCGACGAACTCCCGCAGCCGGCGGGCGGCCGGCAGCAGGTCCCCGGTGGCGCGGTCGCGGGTGAGTTCCCCGAACGTGAAGAGCCCCAGTTCGAAGGCAGCGGGTGCCGGGTCGTCGGTCATGGATCCATCGAAGGCCCCAGTAGTTCAATAGTCAAGTATTGTTCCGGGGTGACTCCACCCGTGACAGGTCGACTCCACCCGGGCCAGGAGGGATGATCGGGGCATGCTGCTCACCCGGCTCGTGCAGACCTCCGCGGCGGTCACCGCGACCCGCTCGCGGATCGAGAAGCGGCACCTGTTGGCCGCGACGCTGGCCGAGTCCGGCGATGCCACCGAGGCGGACATCGTCGCCTCTTACCTGTCGGGGCGGCTGCGGCAGCGGCGGACCGGGGTGGGCTGGCGGTCGCTGCTCGGCCTGCCCGAGCCGACAGTCACGCCATCGCTGACCCTGGTCGAGGTCGACGAGGCGCTGGCGGCGCTGGCCGCGTTGTCCGGGCCCGGTTCGGGGCGGGCCCGCGAGCTGGCCGTCGCCTCCTTGTTCGGACGGGCAACAGCCGCCGAACAGGACTATCTGCGGCGCCTGGTGGTCGGGGAACTGCGTCAGGGCGCCCAGGACGCCCTGCTGCTGGAGGCGATCGCCGAGGCGGCCGGGCTGCCGGTCACAACGGTGCGCCGGGCAGCGATGTTCAGCGCGTTCTCCGGCCCGGTGGCCGCGGCCGCGCTCAGCGGCGGGGCGGAGGCTCTCGCGGCGTTCCGGCTGGAGCCGCTGCGCCCGGTCCGCCCGATGCTCGCCTCGCCCGCCCCGGACGTGGCGGCCGCCCTCGACGGCTTCGGCGGTGCTCCGGTGGCGGTCGACGCCAAACTGGACGGCATCCGGATCCAGGCGCACCGGGCCGGCGACGAGATCGCGGTCTTCACCCGGTCGCTCGACGACATCACCGAGCGGGTGCCCGAGATCGTCTCCCTCGTCCGCGGCCTGCCGGTGGGGGCGGTGGTGCTCGACGGGGAGGCGCTGCTGCTCGGCCCGGACGGTCGCCCGCGGCCGTTCCAGGAGACCGGATCGCGGGCCATGACACACAGCACCGCCGAGGCCGGTGCGACAGAGGTGGACGGCACCGCCGAGGCCGGGGAGGACGCGGTGCGACGGTCGGCCGGAGCTCCGAGGATCCTGCCGCTCAGCGCGTTCTTCTTCGACGTGCTGCACCTCGACGGGCGGGATCTGGTCGACGCCCCCGCCGGCGAGCGGTTCGCGGCGCTGACCGCGGCGTTGCCCGCGGAGGCGATCGTGCCGCGGACGGTGGTCACCGATCCCGCCGCGGTGCAGGAGTACTTCGGCGCGGTGCTGCGCCGCGGCTACGAGGGCGTGGTGATCAAGGACCTCTCCGCCCCGTACGCGGCGGGCCGGCGCGGCGCGGCCTGGGTGAAGGTGAAGCCCCGGCACACCCTCGACCTGGTCGTCCTGGCGGTCGAGTGGGGCAGTGGACGGCGGGCCGGGCTGCTGTCCAACATCCACCTCGGCGCCCGCCACGGATCAGAGTTCGTGATGCTCGGCAAGACGTTCAAGGGGATGACCGACGAGATGCTGGCCTGGCAGACCGAGCGGTTCCTGGAGCTGGAGACCGGCCGGCACGGCCACGTCGTGGAGCTGCGACCAGA encodes:
- a CDS encoding metallopeptidase family protein, encoding MLDISAEEFEAYVDAAVESVPAALLDLVENCILVIEDDPPADEPYVLGYYQGVPLDRRGLDYSGVLPDRILIFRNPLIRICRTPEELREQVRITVVHEIGHFFGIDDARLHELGYA
- a CDS encoding ATP-dependent DNA ligase gives rise to the protein MLLTRLVQTSAAVTATRSRIEKRHLLAATLAESGDATEADIVASYLSGRLRQRRTGVGWRSLLGLPEPTVTPSLTLVEVDEALAALAALSGPGSGRARELAVASLFGRATAAEQDYLRRLVVGELRQGAQDALLLEAIAEAAGLPVTTVRRAAMFSAFSGPVAAAALSGGAEALAAFRLEPLRPVRPMLASPAPDVAAALDGFGGAPVAVDAKLDGIRIQAHRAGDEIAVFTRSLDDITERVPEIVSLVRGLPVGAVVLDGEALLLGPDGRPRPFQETGSRAMTHSTAEAGATEVDGTAEAGEDAVRRSAGAPRILPLSAFFFDVLHLDGRDLVDAPAGERFAALTAALPAEAIVPRTVVTDPAAVQEYFGAVLRRGYEGVVIKDLSAPYAAGRRGAAWVKVKPRHTLDLVVLAVEWGSGRRAGLLSNIHLGARHGSEFVMLGKTFKGMTDEMLAWQTERFLELETGRHGHVVELRPEQVVEVAFDGVQRSVRYPGGVTLRFARVLRYRSDKTAAEADTLDAVRALAVG
- a CDS encoding LLM class flavin-dependent oxidoreductase, whose protein sequence is MTDDPAPAAFELGLFTFGELTRDRATGDLLPAARRLREFVDLAVLADRTGLDVFGVGEHHRPDFAIASPPVVLAAIAQATERIRLTSTVTVLSTADPVKVFEDFATVDLLSGGRAEITAGRGAYVESFPLFGYRLEDYDDLFEEKLDLLLALDTSAEVSWQGRFRPTLDHIGVYPRPAQDRLPVWIAVGGTPASVQRAGRLGLPMYLAILGQPDRFVPLADLYRRTAASYGHDPAGLTLGVTSHVHVARTSQRARDEFYPYYSRYIGDNMPGAHGVPLAREAFEVWAGPRGALFAGSPQEVVEKILWEHQLLGHRRFLAQIGLGGLPYASTAEAVELLATEVLPVVRREIG